A genomic region of Leptolyngbya sp. NIES-2104 contains the following coding sequences:
- a CDS encoding OsmC family protein — protein sequence MSQHLATVQWQRNGVTFTDHQYSREHIWQFDGGMEIVASASPQNVREPYTNPACVDPEEAFVASLSSCHMLWFLAIAAKQKFVVERYLDRAVGILEKDEAGNLAITQVRLRPEIMFAGDDQPTDQQVEEMHEAAHDRCFLANSVKTQILVEAVTSLQQCGGCSSRSLLFE from the coding sequence ATGTCTCAACATCTAGCAACTGTTCAATGGCAACGCAATGGCGTGACATTTACCGACCATCAATACAGCCGCGAACATATTTGGCAGTTTGATGGAGGAATGGAAATTGTCGCATCCGCTTCTCCACAGAATGTTCGAGAACCCTATACCAATCCTGCCTGCGTTGACCCTGAAGAAGCCTTTGTTGCCTCGCTGTCAAGCTGTCACATGCTCTGGTTCCTCGCAATCGCCGCCAAGCAAAAGTTTGTGGTTGAGCGGTATCTCGATCGAGCCGTTGGCATATTGGAAAAGGACGAAGCTGGAAACCTTGCGATCACCCAGGTTCGCCTCCGTCCAGAAATCATGTTTGCTGGAGACGACCAGCCAACCGACCAGCAAGTTGAAGAAATGCACGAGGCAGCTCACGATCGCTGCTTTCTGGCGAATTCTGTGAAGACGCAAATCCTAGTGGAAGCCGTCACATCCTTACAGCAATGTGGGGGTTGTTCGAGCCGTTCTCTGCTATTCGAGTAA
- a CDS encoding GNAT family N-acetyltransferase: protein MEIVTQRFLLRDFIPADEPAFSAYRADPRYAEFCAAAEVTSSFSHELLQLFSQWTAESPRRHYQLAVVDRLARCASAVARCDRRSPQLIGCAGLRREQNNSDWAELGIELAPQFWERYAYAIEIAAALIEFGFRDLDLQEIRGISVSANRWVNAVGSTLWIGGDLNATQPRLDARTRVALN, encoded by the coding sequence ATGGAAATTGTCACCCAGCGATTTTTGTTGCGCGACTTTATCCCAGCAGATGAACCTGCATTTTCTGCCTATCGTGCAGACCCTCGCTATGCTGAATTTTGTGCAGCAGCAGAAGTCACCAGCAGCTTCAGCCATGAATTGCTCCAGCTTTTCAGTCAATGGACAGCAGAGTCTCCTCGTCGGCACTATCAGTTGGCAGTTGTCGATCGGCTTGCCCGCTGCGCGAGCGCCGTAGCGCGATGCGATCGGCGATCGCCACAACTTATCGGCTGCGCTGGACTGCGCCGCGAGCAGAACAATTCTGATTGGGCTGAACTGGGGATAGAACTAGCGCCGCAGTTCTGGGAACGCTATGCCTACGCCATCGAAATTGCGGCAGCTTTGATTGAGTTTGGATTTCGCGATCTAGATCTCCAGGAGATTCGCGGCATTTCTGTGAGTGCCAATAGATGGGTTAACGCGGTTGGCTCAACGCTATGGATTGGTGGCGATCTCAACGCCACCCAGCCCAGACTGGATGCAAGAACGAGGGTGGCACTCAATTGA
- a CDS encoding VOC family protein: MQITASALSLNVDDVTASATFVKQHFGFHEEMSAEGFISLSRPDAGFNLIFLRTGLASFKPIQMQGHRADGLLVVFVVDDIDREYARIQSEGVPITTAIETEPWGERFFQVSDPNGVVIQLVQWVR; this comes from the coding sequence ATGCAAATTACGGCATCAGCGCTTTCACTCAACGTGGATGATGTGACGGCATCGGCAACATTTGTCAAGCAGCATTTTGGCTTCCACGAAGAAATGTCAGCCGAGGGCTTTATCTCTCTTTCCAGACCCGATGCTGGCTTTAATTTGATCTTTCTTCGGACGGGACTGGCAAGCTTTAAACCGATTCAGATGCAAGGACATCGAGCGGACGGTCTGCTTGTTGTCTTTGTGGTCGATGACATCGATCGAGAATATGCGCGAATCCAATCAGAAGGTGTACCAATTACTACTGCGATCGAGACCGAACCCTGGGGAGAGCGATTCTTTCAGGTGAGCGATCCAAATGGTGTTGTGATTCAACTTGTCCAGTGGGTCAGGTGA
- a CDS encoding GFA family protein, giving the protein MTNSNSHRTGQCRCGRVQFEVNSEPLMTMACHCTGCQRMTASAFSLSALYPSNGFNVTLGEPVIGGLQGATRHYFCEHCMSWLFTRPEGMDEFVNVRATMMEDAQAFSPFIETYTDEKLPWATTPAIHSFNKLPLPENYPALLSEFAERQQ; this is encoded by the coding sequence ATGACAAACAGTAATTCTCATCGAACGGGTCAATGTAGGTGCGGGCGGGTTCAATTTGAAGTCAATTCAGAACCCCTAATGACCATGGCGTGTCACTGTACGGGATGCCAGCGCATGACTGCAAGCGCCTTTAGCTTGAGCGCACTTTATCCCAGCAATGGATTCAACGTAACGTTGGGTGAACCTGTCATCGGTGGACTACAGGGTGCAACGCGTCATTACTTTTGTGAACACTGCATGAGTTGGCTGTTCACACGTCCAGAAGGAATGGATGAATTTGTCAATGTCCGAGCAACGATGATGGAGGATGCCCAAGCTTTTAGTCCTTTTATTGAGACCTACACGGACGAAAAGCTGCCTTGGGCAACGACACCTGCTATCCATAGCTTTAACAAACTTCCATTGCCAGAGAATTATCCAGCGCTGCTCTCTGAGTTTGCAGAACGACAGCAGTAG
- a CDS encoding AraC family transcriptional regulator produces the protein MIYQTYIPPSPLSQFIEFFWLREGEHPSVVQTRLLPMGTMELVINLREDSIPLFDRHRVQCGSTNGTMLCGTHSESFIVQVDRKTSAMGVHFRPAGGIAFLGLAAGELHNENISLNELWKGHAAELRDRLLQVSTPATRFQVLEKFLMQMLRSAKLIRSGSPNRHPAVDFALQQFQRSRLPTMSAVADQIGFSTRHFNQLFRNQVGLTPKLFCRIQRFQQVLNLLPGKNQVDWMDVVFTCGYFDQAHLIHEFRAFADCTPTEYLSQRGFHPCHVELPH, from the coding sequence ATGATTTATCAAACTTATATTCCCCCATCGCCCCTCTCACAGTTCATCGAATTCTTTTGGCTAAGAGAAGGTGAGCATCCGTCAGTAGTACAGACCCGATTGCTGCCCATGGGGACAATGGAATTAGTCATTAATCTCCGTGAAGACAGCATTCCACTATTTGATCGCCATCGAGTCCAGTGCGGCAGCACCAATGGCACAATGCTTTGCGGCACCCATTCTGAGAGTTTTATTGTCCAGGTCGATCGCAAAACATCTGCAATGGGTGTGCATTTCAGACCCGCAGGAGGGATTGCATTCCTGGGTTTAGCTGCTGGTGAACTCCATAATGAAAATATTTCATTGAATGAATTGTGGAAAGGTCATGCCGCAGAATTGCGCGATCGCCTACTGCAAGTATCTACCCCAGCAACTCGGTTTCAGGTGCTAGAAAAATTTTTGATGCAGATGCTGCGGTCAGCGAAGCTGATTCGTTCTGGATCGCCCAATCGCCATCCTGCTGTCGATTTTGCCTTGCAGCAGTTTCAGCGATCCAGGCTGCCAACCATGAGTGCCGTAGCCGATCAAATTGGATTCAGTACCCGCCATTTCAACCAGCTCTTTCGGAACCAGGTCGGATTAACGCCAAAGCTGTTTTGTCGCATTCAGCGGTTTCAGCAGGTTTTGAATCTGCTGCCAGGGAAAAACCAGGTTGACTGGATGGATGTTGTTTTCACCTGTGGCTATTTCGATCAGGCACACCTGATTCACGAGTTTCGGGCATTCGCGGATTGTACGCCGACCGAGTATCTATCCCAACGAGGCTTTCATCCCTGCCATGTGGAGTTGCCCCATTAA
- the arr gene encoding NAD(+)--rifampin ADP-ribosyltransferase, producing the protein MAAIDDLSSQQFYHGTKADLKPGDLIESGNSPNVGNPNRMATYVYFTPNLDAAIWGAELAIGEGHGRVYLVEPIGSIEAAPELTDQKAPKHLSMSYRSHEPLRVMGEVIAWTLYHGTRADLKPGDLIEPGYHSNYGQRKQATYVYLAATLDAAIWGAELALGKGRSRIYIVEPLGAIEDDPNVTDKKFPGNPTKSYRSREPLRVTGEVTHWQGHSPEQLKAMQDNLERLKQLGVEAIED; encoded by the coding sequence ATGGCAGCAATCGACGACCTGAGTTCGCAGCAGTTCTATCACGGCACAAAGGCTGACCTGAAGCCAGGAGACCTGATCGAGTCCGGCAATTCCCCGAATGTCGGTAATCCAAATAGAATGGCAACCTATGTCTACTTCACCCCCAATCTGGATGCGGCTATCTGGGGGGCAGAGCTGGCGATCGGCGAAGGTCATGGCAGAGTCTACCTCGTGGAGCCGATTGGTTCGATTGAAGCTGCCCCCGAACTGACGGATCAGAAGGCTCCGAAGCATCTGTCGATGTCATACCGCTCCCACGAGCCGTTGCGGGTCATGGGCGAGGTCATAGCGTGGACTCTTTATCACGGCACACGGGCTGACCTGAAGCCAGGAGACCTGATCGAACCTGGCTATCACTCCAACTATGGCCAGCGGAAGCAGGCGACCTACGTTTATTTGGCTGCCACCTTGGATGCAGCAATTTGGGGGGCTGAGTTGGCTCTCGGTAAAGGACGCAGCAGAATCTACATCGTGGAACCGCTCGGAGCAATCGAGGATGACCCCAATGTGACGGACAAGAAATTCCCAGGGAATCCAACGAAGTCGTATCGATCGCGGGAACCGCTGCGGGTCACGGGCGAGGTCACCCATTGGCAGGGGCACTCTCCCGAACAGCTCAAAGCCATGCAGGACAACCTTGAGCGACTGAAGCAACTGGGTGTTGAGGCGATCGAGGACTGA
- a CDS encoding putative immunity protein, which translates to MESLRFLGSWAADCAERALSVYETHVDLDSRPCAAIEGIREFACGGKRTAQLRSLAWRANAAAREASNPAAVAAARAASLAAAIAYTHPLATVHQTKHILGPAAYAALALELNHASDPSIGDSEVCWAVEHATPEVCEVLQQMPARQVGSSRLDMLLYALDAGIRGRIWMQDD; encoded by the coding sequence TTGGAGTCCCTCAGGTTCCTGGGAAGCTGGGCTGCGGATTGCGCTGAGCGGGCACTGTCGGTGTATGAGACGCATGTTGATTTAGATTCCCGACCCTGTGCGGCAATTGAAGGCATCCGGGAGTTTGCCTGTGGAGGAAAGCGCACGGCTCAGTTACGCTCCCTTGCTTGGAGGGCAAATGCTGCTGCACGTGAAGCCAGCAATCCCGCTGCGGTAGCTGCTGCTCGCGCCGCGAGTCTTGCAGCAGCGATCGCCTACACGCATCCGTTGGCGACCGTCCACCAAACAAAGCACATTCTTGGCCCAGCGGCCTATGCCGCACTGGCATTGGAACTCAATCACGCCAGCGATCCCAGCATCGGTGATAGCGAGGTTTGTTGGGCGGTCGAGCACGCCACCCCTGAAGTGTGCGAAGTCTTGCAGCAGATGCCCGCTCGTCAGGTGGGGAGCAGTCGGTTGGACATGCTTCTCTATGCGCTGGATGCAGGCATTCGCGGTCGAATCTGGATGCAAGACGACTAA
- a CDS encoding GNAT family N-acetyltransferase encodes MQMTKIRLAQLSDAKALLTLAQGLATTFVVEPQAFDIALPEILADSSSYLAVAVHNDDNRAGEVEPVGYILGFHHFTFYANGRVAWVAEIVVHETFRRRGIGTLLMQSFEAWAAGQDAKIVALSSRRAVPFYEALGYEESARYLRKFL; translated from the coding sequence ATGCAAATGACGAAAATTCGGCTTGCGCAATTGAGTGATGCTAAGGCTTTATTGACACTTGCTCAAGGGTTGGCAACAACATTTGTTGTTGAGCCGCAGGCGTTTGATATCGCTCTGCCAGAAATTCTCGCTGATTCGTCAAGCTATTTGGCTGTGGCAGTTCACAATGACGACAACCGGGCAGGCGAAGTCGAACCTGTAGGCTATATCCTTGGCTTCCATCACTTCACGTTCTACGCGAACGGACGAGTCGCTTGGGTTGCAGAGATTGTCGTTCACGAAACGTTCCGCAGAAGAGGAATTGGAACATTACTGATGCAGAGTTTTGAAGCATGGGCAGCTGGTCAAGATGCAAAGATCGTTGCCCTCTCTAGCCGTCGCGCAGTTCCGTTTTATGAAGCATTGGGGTATGAAGAATCTGCACGCTACCTGCGAAAGTTTCTCTAA
- a CDS encoding GFA family protein: MKLPFTGGCMCGEIRYECLAEPMVTANCHCRDCQRVSGSAFLAGFIVPLNAVAIVGEVRYYDVIGDSGNIISRGFCPTCGSRLFGKRATGDLLSITAASLDDPSWFRPTMDCYTASAQPWDYMNPDLPKFAQFPPLDASVAD, encoded by the coding sequence ATGAAACTACCATTTACAGGTGGTTGCATGTGCGGTGAAATTCGCTATGAATGTTTGGCAGAACCAATGGTGACGGCAAATTGCCACTGTCGAGATTGCCAACGGGTATCAGGGAGTGCGTTTCTCGCTGGGTTTATTGTGCCACTCAATGCAGTGGCGATCGTAGGAGAAGTTAGATACTACGATGTTATCGGAGATAGCGGCAACATCATCAGTCGGGGCTTTTGTCCAACCTGTGGTTCTCGATTATTTGGTAAGCGGGCAACGGGTGATCTGCTCAGCATTACAGCCGCGAGTCTAGATGATCCAAGCTGGTTTCGTCCCACGATGGATTGCTACACCGCCAGTGCCCAACCCTGGGATTATATGAATCCAGATTTGCCGAAGTTTGCTCAATTTCCGCCGCTTGATGCTTCTGTAGCAGACTGA
- a CDS encoding ATP-dependent Clp protease proteolytic subunit: MEQDTERDFYLSAQEAVEYSLIDQVIDRHSIETDFISSREVTTALTSK; the protein is encoded by the coding sequence ATTGAGCAAGACACCGAGCGCGACTTCTACTTGTCGGCTCAGGAGGCGGTGGAGTACAGCTTGATTGACCAGGTGATCGATCGTCACTCGATCGAAACTGATTTCATCAGCAGTCGTGAAGTGACGACAGCACTCACCTCTAAATAG
- a CDS encoding DJ-1/PfpI family protein, whose protein sequence is MTSTQYQIGLVLYPGLTQLDLTGPYQVFAFMPDTQVHLLWKTLEPVKSSEGLSLLPTMTFEQCPALDVLCVPGGAIGQVEMMRDEEVLNFLRQQGETAKFITSVCTGSLILVAAGLLQGYRAACHWAFRDQLAMLGVEVRTERIVIDRNRITGGGVTAGIDFGLLVAAKLVGEETAKVIQLVLEYNPAPPFDAGSPETAGEAIVEKFNQMGRPLQTVSLAQTRQTADRFAWVYPSN, encoded by the coding sequence ATGACATCTACTCAATATCAGATTGGCCTTGTGCTTTATCCTGGCCTAACGCAACTTGATTTGACTGGTCCTTATCAGGTGTTCGCATTCATGCCAGATACGCAGGTGCATCTTTTATGGAAGACGTTAGAGCCAGTGAAAAGCAGCGAGGGCTTGAGTCTTTTACCCACCATGACGTTTGAGCAGTGCCCTGCCCTTGATGTGCTATGTGTTCCCGGTGGAGCGATCGGACAGGTGGAAATGATGCGCGATGAAGAAGTGTTGAATTTTTTGCGACAGCAAGGCGAGACCGCCAAGTTCATCACTTCTGTTTGCACTGGCTCTTTGATTTTGGTGGCGGCAGGGTTGCTGCAAGGTTATCGAGCCGCTTGTCACTGGGCATTTCGCGACCAGCTTGCCATGCTAGGCGTCGAGGTGAGAACAGAGCGAATTGTAATCGATCGCAACCGCATCACAGGTGGCGGGGTCACGGCGGGAATTGACTTTGGGCTACTTGTTGCCGCAAAGCTCGTTGGTGAAGAAACTGCCAAAGTGATTCAGCTTGTACTGGAGTACAATCCAGCACCGCCCTTTGATGCAGGTTCACCCGAAACAGCAGGAGAGGCAATCGTCGAAAAATTCAACCAGATGGGCAGACCGCTACAAACCGTATCACTCGCGCAAACTCGGCAAACAGCCGATCGCTTCGCTTGGGTTTATCCGTCTAATTGA